The DNA sequence TCGTAAAGCAGTATTGCTACTGAGTGGTTATTAATCCCTTTGctatactatactctacagcGAACACTCTGTGTGAGGCTGACTCTGGGAAGTATGTGTCAGTGCTGGACCTGCCTGGGAGCGTTCTCATCGTGCCTCAGGCTACACTGGGAGGCAAGGCCAAAGGGAAGGGCATGCAGTACCACAATAACATTGGGAAAGAAGAGGGCCTGCAGCTGTATTCTAACTTTGTCTCCTTCTTTGAGGAACTGGCTTTGTCCAGTAAGAGTAGTAAGATTGCAACCAACATCAAACATGGAACTTATGGGAACAGACAAGTGCTGAAGCTGGATACCAACGGACCATGCACACACCTGATGGAGTTTTGAAACTTCCAATACTAATTACATTTCACATTGAATGACCAATTGCACTCTTGTCCCTAAAATGGTGGTACTGTATGCGTAGCTGCCAATAGTTTTTATTagaatttgtgtgtttgtgtcatgtTCTTTGGTGAAATTATACAAATGTAATAGGATAATGAAGTCAAAAGAAAGTCTgaactcaactgaaatatttgttTTGACATCCTTGTTGCAATTTGTGAATTGGTTTATAAATGGCAACTTGTGACATCTAGTGGGAATTTATAAGCACTGCACCAGCaacacaaaaatataaatgcaacatttacagttcacataaggaaatcagtcaattgaaattaattcactaggccctaatttatggatttcacatgactgggaatacatatatgcatctgttggtcacggaTACCTTAAAAAATGGgaaggggtgtggatcagaaacccagtcagtatctggtgtgaccaccatttgcctcatgcagcgtgacacatccccttcacatagagttgatcaggctgttgattgtggcctgtggaattttgtcccactcctcttcaatggctgttgcTAGATATTGGCGGGGACTGGAATAatctgtcgtacacgtcaatccagagcatcccaaacatgctcaatcgacatatcaaatcaaatgtatttgtcacatacacatggttagctgatgttaatgAAAGTGTTGCAAAATGCTTTTGCTTCTatttccgaccatgcagtaatatctaacaagtaatataacctaacaatttca is a window from the Oncorhynchus keta strain PuntledgeMale-10-30-2019 chromosome 35, Oket_V2, whole genome shotgun sequence genome containing:
- the LOC118372361 gene encoding D-aminoacyl-tRNA deacylase 2-like, whose protein sequence is MLQVKRADDQSDAEWVEIDRGMVYICFFKCTTEDIIPKMANTLCEADSGKYVSVLDLPGSVLIVPQATLGGKAKGKGMQYHNNIGKEEGLQLYSNFVSFFEELALSSKSSKIATNIKHGTYGNRQVLKLDTNGPCTHLMEF